Proteins encoded in a region of the Vibrio sp. CB1-14 genome:
- the yqiA gene encoding esterase YqiA encodes MSVKRPLLLYIHGFNSSPKSFKAQAMLAYCQQARPDIKVVVPQMPCFPEQAARYLEQIVTQYQADYQIALVGSSLGGYLSTWLNHHYGFKAVLINPAVKPYELLLDFLGEQQNPYTNERYTLEAKHIDDLKALDVETIQSPDDFWLLQQEGDEVLDYRQAVDKYRQCMQTVEENGDHSFVGFERFPEQIIRFLGL; translated from the coding sequence ATGAGCGTAAAGCGTCCACTGCTTCTTTATATCCACGGCTTTAACAGCTCACCCAAGTCGTTTAAGGCGCAAGCCATGTTGGCGTATTGTCAGCAGGCGAGACCCGATATCAAAGTTGTCGTACCGCAAATGCCGTGCTTTCCAGAGCAGGCTGCCCGTTACCTTGAGCAGATCGTGACGCAATACCAAGCGGACTACCAGATAGCACTGGTTGGGAGCTCACTGGGGGGATACTTGTCAACCTGGCTCAATCATCATTATGGCTTTAAAGCCGTATTGATAAACCCAGCGGTTAAACCTTACGAGTTATTGCTCGACTTCCTCGGTGAACAGCAAAACCCATATACTAACGAACGTTACACGTTGGAAGCGAAACACATTGATGATCTAAAAGCACTCGATGTCGAGACCATTCAATCACCTGATGATTTTTGGCTGTTGCAGCAAGAGGGCGATGAAGTTCTAGATTATCGCCAGGCAGTCGACAAGTATCGCCAATGCATGCAAACTGTCGAGGAAAATGGCGATCATAGCTTTGTCGGTTTTGAACGATTCCCTGAACAGATTATCCGCTTCTTAGGCCTGTAA
- the cpdA gene encoding 3',5'-cyclic-AMP phosphodiesterase, giving the protein MNTTPSDESQLSSVRLLQLTDTHLFAPDDGCLLSVNTQDSFHAVVAEVMQQGIPFDALLATGDISQDHTEASYQKFVDGIEPLGLPCYWLPGNHDYKPCMNSVVSAPLIQDVTYALLGEHWQVLLLDSQVVGVPHGRLSDSQLDFLDRKLTEHSDRHTLVLLHHHPMLVNSAWLDQHSLKDAHEFWQVVEKHNNVRAVLCGHIHQELDHIRNDVRVLATPSTCVQFKPNSNEFALDTCSPGWRELELCADGEVKTTVKRLPHGAFRPDFNAEGY; this is encoded by the coding sequence TTGAACACAACACCCAGTGATGAATCTCAGTTAAGTAGCGTTAGGTTGCTGCAATTAACGGACACGCATCTGTTTGCGCCTGATGATGGTTGCTTACTGAGTGTTAATACCCAAGATAGTTTTCACGCCGTCGTAGCGGAAGTTATGCAGCAAGGCATACCGTTTGATGCCTTGCTTGCGACGGGCGATATTTCTCAGGATCATACCGAAGCGTCGTATCAAAAATTTGTCGATGGTATCGAACCGTTAGGCTTGCCTTGTTATTGGCTGCCTGGCAACCATGACTATAAGCCGTGCATGAACAGTGTCGTGAGCGCACCGCTTATTCAAGATGTGACTTACGCATTGCTCGGTGAGCATTGGCAAGTATTGTTGCTTGATTCGCAAGTGGTTGGTGTGCCTCACGGTAGGCTCAGTGACAGTCAGTTGGACTTTTTAGATCGTAAACTGACCGAGCACAGCGACAGACATACATTAGTGCTATTGCATCACCACCCGATGCTGGTGAATAGTGCATGGCTTGACCAACACTCGCTCAAAGATGCGCACGAGTTTTGGCAGGTAGTTGAAAAGCACAACAATGTACGCGCTGTATTGTGTGGCCATATCCATCAAGAGTTGGATCACATTCGCAATGATGTTCGCGTGCTTGCAACACCATCAACGTGTGTGCAGTTTAAACCAAACTCTAATGAGTTTGCGCTTGATACTTGCTCACCAGGTTGGCGCGAGTTAGAGCTTTGTGCTGATGGAGAGGTAAAAACAACGGTAAAAAGGCTGCCGCATGGCGCATTTCGTCCTGACTTTAACGCGGAAGGTTACTAA